Proteins from a genomic interval of Paenibacillus sp. FSL H8-0048:
- a CDS encoding ATP-binding response regulator, which produces MEYPINILVVDDRADEFLSVQALLAESPYRLVHALSGLDALKCLLEQEFALIIMDVLMPGMNGFETAKRIKMRQKSRDIPIIFLTSLTSELENYMMAYSAGAIDYLTKPFHPTVLKSKIDGFVRLYQTRKELQLKTQELETANSILTELKETAEVALRIKSGFLAMMSHEIRTPLNGIIAMSDVLRSSELSADDQEMAEIIHTSGHALVSVITHILDFTKIESGKMELDYELFNLHSCLKETVDLFRALARERSLTLETSIDPDIPALLIGDPNRLRQVLNNLIGNAIKFTHSGGVKVDVRLRQVVDKLLELEFIIEDTGIGIPADKMKYLFQPFTQIGATINRKFGGTGLGLSICKMLVDLMGGRIYAKPDVVGGATFIFTIQVAEGQPD; this is translated from the coding sequence ATGGAGTATCCGATTAATATTTTGGTTGTAGATGACCGGGCAGACGAGTTCCTGTCCGTTCAGGCTTTGCTGGCCGAGTCGCCCTACCGGCTGGTTCATGCCCTCTCGGGCCTGGATGCTCTGAAGTGTCTGCTGGAGCAGGAATTCGCCCTGATCATCATGGATGTGCTCATGCCCGGCATGAACGGGTTTGAAACGGCGAAGCGGATTAAGATGCGGCAGAAGTCACGGGATATCCCCATTATTTTCTTAACCTCACTGACCTCCGAGCTGGAGAACTATATGATGGCCTACTCGGCCGGGGCGATTGACTATCTGACCAAACCGTTCCACCCGACCGTGTTAAAAAGCAAGATCGACGGCTTCGTCCGTCTCTACCAGACCCGCAAGGAGCTGCAGCTCAAAACGCAGGAGCTGGAAACCGCCAACAGCATCCTGACCGAGCTGAAGGAGACGGCCGAGGTAGCGCTGCGGATCAAGAGCGGCTTCCTCGCCATGATGAGCCATGAGATCCGCACCCCGCTGAACGGGATCATTGCCATGTCGGATGTGCTTCGTTCCTCTGAGCTGTCAGCAGACGACCAGGAGATGGCCGAGATCATTCATACCAGCGGTCACGCGCTTGTCTCTGTCATTACGCACATCCTGGACTTCACCAAGATTGAATCCGGCAAAATGGAGCTGGATTACGAGCTGTTCAACCTTCATTCCTGCCTCAAGGAGACCGTTGATCTGTTCCGGGCGCTGGCCAGAGAACGCAGCCTGACCCTGGAGACCTCCATTGATCCTGACATCCCTGCTCTGCTCATCGGTGACCCCAACCGTCTGCGGCAGGTCCTGAATAACCTGATCGGCAATGCCATCAAGTTCACGCATTCCGGCGGCGTCAAGGTGGATGTCCGCCTCCGGCAGGTCGTGGACAAGCTGCTGGAGCTGGAATTCATTATCGAAGATACCGGGATCGGTATACCGGCGGACAAGATGAAATACCTGTTCCAGCCGTTCACCCAGATCGGAGCCACCATCAACCGCAAATTCGGCGGTACCGGACTCGGTCTGTCCATCTGCAAAATGCTGGTCGACCTCATGGGCGGCAGAATCTATGCCAAGCCTGATGTGGTGGGCGGAGCTACCTTCATCTTCACCATCCAGGTCGCTGAAGGCCAGCCGGACTGA
- a CDS encoding response regulator, which yields MRIKQQVWLATLATILLLGSMITISILFLEGGPRLIAAGLGTVGILVSIGLLYSIGRNVDRGLGRITEISQDISAGILNPAAAANVRTDEFGQLAASFFGLASDLHHRTAEERELRLRAEEQAWINTQVSEMALLLQGSVQLKTASRVFIGRLATAVGGSYGAIYLKQGGQLSFAAGYAFDDAARQQESIPLGSGLVGQCALDEQMIVLQDIPENYIKVRSSLGEAAPSSLIIVPIKHEQEVVAVMELASLSPFSSKEMQLIERTGQNMGVLMNTLADVARIEELLSETQLQKEELEAQTEELQAQTQELEAQTEELAAQTEELRMQTEQLHDQKIELEMQAESLLSSNEQLQTQMQLTEEQKAEIEAQADELKQQTQELYASNLELQNQMEISRRQTMEIKTQADEISAANRDMQKQLQITELQKSEIADQADELQAQTSELLEQKEQLQAQTEELQSQTEELQTQTDTLQAQADELLTQKEELAASHDQLLLQVELTEKQKEEIQAQAQEIFMAAQYKSEFLANVSHELRTPLNSLLILSQILAENKDGNLEAKQLEYVHTIFSAGKDLLQLIDEILDLAKLEVGKMTPVIEPVSPHDLSNHVHRHFEQQAKKKNLRFDVHSDNRLPDYLMTDGHRLQQVLNNLLSNAIKFTPEQGSVSLSIRTGGGEVIFAVSDTGIGIPASKLESIFEAFQQADGTTSRKYGGTGLGLTICRELATLLGGRIEVDSVEGKGSTFSLIIPAVEAGEDAQTLAAAAYSAASPEIPASEPIRRENPAFRESFVPDISISNPKLLQYAEMDDDRSNLLSGDITLLIIEEDAEFAARLLELARSRGFKAIVAFQGDQGLALAHAYKPDAILLDLHLPVLDGWSIISRLKSRPELRHIPVHVISTAEENQQSLSMGALSFWKKPNDYAELEAAFLQIETYIRRPVKSLLIVEDNKVLRGSLVEFIAHPDVNIIAVGTGREAMEHLASHHFDCMVLDLGLSDISGFDLLEQVKTNRKLQTLPVIIYTGKDLSKTDEQRLKHYAESIVIKNVRSMERLYDDTALYLHRKHADLPPDKQRLIESLHNPESAFAGKSILLVDDDMRNIFALSSVLEGYNMEISFAQNGKEALEHLETHPGVELVFMDIMMPEMDGYETMEHIRRNPAYDQIVIIALTARALEEDRVKCLEAGASDYISKPINTTQLVRVLKSWLIQ from the coding sequence ATGAGAATAAAACAACAGGTTTGGTTAGCAACTTTAGCTACTATACTGCTGCTAGGCAGTATGATTACTATATCTATCCTCTTTTTGGAGGGTGGCCCGCGCCTGATTGCAGCAGGATTAGGTACGGTCGGCATTCTGGTCAGTATCGGGCTTCTTTACAGCATCGGGCGGAATGTAGACCGCGGGCTTGGCCGGATCACGGAGATCTCGCAGGATATCTCCGCGGGTATTCTTAACCCTGCTGCGGCGGCTAATGTGCGGACGGATGAATTCGGGCAGCTGGCGGCTTCCTTTTTCGGGCTGGCCTCTGACCTTCACCACAGAACCGCTGAAGAGCGCGAACTGCGGCTTAGAGCCGAGGAGCAGGCTTGGATTAACACACAGGTGTCTGAGATGGCGCTGCTGCTTCAAGGCTCTGTCCAGCTGAAGACAGCCTCACGTGTGTTCATCGGCAGGCTGGCTACCGCTGTAGGCGGCAGCTACGGGGCTATCTATCTGAAGCAGGGCGGTCAGCTGAGCTTCGCGGCCGGCTATGCCTTCGATGATGCCGCAAGGCAACAGGAATCCATTCCGCTGGGCAGCGGCCTGGTCGGGCAATGCGCACTGGATGAGCAGATGATTGTTTTGCAGGATATCCCGGAGAATTATATCAAGGTCCGCTCCAGCCTGGGGGAAGCTGCGCCTTCCTCGCTGATTATCGTTCCTATTAAGCATGAACAGGAGGTTGTAGCTGTCATGGAGCTGGCTTCCTTAAGCCCGTTCAGCTCCAAGGAGATGCAGCTGATTGAACGCACCGGACAGAACATGGGTGTGCTGATGAATACGCTGGCGGATGTCGCCAGAATTGAAGAGCTGCTGAGCGAGACTCAGCTGCAGAAGGAAGAACTGGAAGCGCAGACCGAGGAGCTCCAGGCCCAGACCCAGGAGCTTGAGGCGCAGACCGAAGAATTGGCGGCACAGACCGAGGAACTCCGTATGCAGACTGAGCAGCTGCATGATCAGAAGATAGAGCTGGAGATGCAGGCTGAGAGCCTGCTAAGCTCCAATGAACAGCTCCAGACGCAAATGCAGCTGACTGAGGAGCAAAAAGCTGAAATTGAGGCCCAGGCCGATGAGCTGAAGCAGCAGACGCAGGAGCTGTACGCCTCCAATCTGGAATTACAGAATCAAATGGAGATTTCCCGCCGGCAAACCATGGAGATCAAGACCCAAGCCGATGAGATCTCTGCGGCAAACCGCGATATGCAGAAGCAGCTGCAAATCACGGAGCTGCAAAAGTCCGAGATCGCAGATCAGGCCGACGAGCTCCAGGCCCAGACGAGTGAATTGCTGGAGCAGAAGGAGCAGCTCCAGGCCCAGACAGAAGAGCTTCAATCTCAGACGGAAGAGCTTCAGACCCAGACAGATACCTTGCAGGCTCAGGCCGATGAACTGCTAACCCAGAAGGAAGAGCTGGCTGCCTCCCATGATCAGCTGCTGCTCCAAGTTGAGCTGACCGAGAAGCAGAAGGAAGAGATCCAGGCTCAGGCACAGGAGATCTTCATGGCCGCGCAGTACAAATCGGAATTCCTGGCCAATGTCTCCCATGAGCTGCGCACGCCGCTGAATAGCCTGCTGATCCTCTCGCAGATTCTGGCTGAGAACAAGGACGGCAATCTGGAAGCGAAGCAGCTGGAATACGTCCACACGATCTTCTCGGCAGGCAAGGATCTCCTGCAGCTGATCGATGAGATTCTGGATCTGGCGAAGCTGGAGGTCGGCAAAATGACCCCTGTCATCGAGCCGGTCTCTCCGCACGATCTCAGCAATCATGTCCACCGCCATTTCGAACAGCAGGCCAAGAAGAAGAACCTGCGGTTCGATGTCCATTCCGACAACCGGCTGCCTGATTATCTGATGACCGACGGTCATAGGCTGCAGCAGGTCTTGAATAATCTGTTATCCAACGCCATCAAATTCACACCGGAGCAAGGCTCCGTCTCCCTGTCGATCCGCACCGGCGGCGGGGAAGTCATCTTCGCCGTCAGCGATACCGGTATCGGCATCCCTGCCTCCAAGCTGGAGAGCATCTTCGAGGCGTTCCAGCAGGCGGACGGCACCACCAGCCGCAAATATGGAGGCACCGGCCTCGGCCTCACGATCTGCCGGGAGCTGGCTACACTTCTGGGCGGAAGAATTGAGGTTGACTCCGTGGAGGGCAAGGGCAGCACCTTCTCCCTGATCATTCCCGCTGTGGAAGCAGGAGAGGATGCCCAGACCCTTGCTGCCGCAGCCTATTCAGCAGCCTCTCCTGAGATTCCGGCCTCCGAACCTATCCGCCGGGAGAATCCGGCCTTCCGCGAGTCCTTCGTGCCCGACATTTCCATCTCCAATCCGAAGCTGCTGCAATATGCGGAGATGGATGATGACCGGAGCAATCTGCTGAGCGGGGATATTACCCTGCTGATCATCGAGGAGGATGCCGAATTCGCCGCCCGGCTGCTGGAGCTGGCGCGCAGCCGGGGCTTCAAGGCCATCGTCGCCTTCCAGGGCGATCAGGGACTTGCCCTGGCCCATGCCTACAAGCCTGATGCGATCCTGCTGGATCTGCATCTGCCCGTTCTGGACGGCTGGTCCATTATCAGCCGCCTGAAGAGCCGGCCGGAGCTAAGGCATATCCCTGTGCATGTCATCTCTACAGCCGAGGAGAACCAGCAGAGCCTGTCGATGGGCGCCTTATCCTTCTGGAAGAAGCCGAATGATTATGCAGAGCTGGAGGCAGCCTTCCTCCAGATTGAGACGTATATCCGACGTCCCGTGAAAAGCCTGCTGATTGTCGAAGACAACAAGGTGCTGCGCGGCAGTCTGGTCGAATTCATCGCCCATCCCGATGTGAACATTATTGCGGTTGGCACCGGCAGAGAAGCGATGGAGCACCTGGCCAGCCATCATTTTGACTGCATGGTACTGGACCTGGGCCTCTCGGATATTTCCGGCTTCGACCTGCTGGAGCAGGTCAAGACCAACCGCAAGCTGCAGACCCTGCCGGTGATCATCTATACAGGCAAGGATCTCAGCAAGACAGATGAGCAGCGCCTTAAGCACTACGCCGAGAGTATTGTGATCAAGAACGTGCGTTCCATGGAACGTCTCTATGACGATACGGCCCTGTACCTCCACCGCAAGCACGCAGATCTGCCACCGGATAAGCAGCGCCTGATTGAGAGCCTGCATAATCCGGAATCCGCTTTTGCCGGCAAAAGTATTTTGCTTGTGGATGATGATATGCGCAATATTTTTGCGTTATCCAGTGTGCTGGAAGGTTATAATATGGAGATCAGCTTTGCCCAGAATGGTAAAGAAGCCCTGGAGCATCTGGAGACCCACCCTGGCGTTGAACTGGTATTCATGGACATCATGATGCCGGAGATGGATGGTTACGAGACGATGGAGCATATCCGGCGCAACCCGGCTTATGATCAGATTGTCATTATCGCGCTGACCGCCCGCGCCCTGGAGGAAGACCGGGTGAAATGCCTCGAAGCTGGGGCGAGCGACTATATATCCAAACCAATTAATACCACACAGCTGGTGAGAGTGCTGAAATCATGGTTGATTCAATAG
- a CDS encoding xanthine phosphoribosyltransferase, translating into MKVLEERIRQEGLILSETVLKVDSFLNHQVDTALALEIGKEFAAAFGDRQITKVLTVEASGIQFAMAAGIALGVPFIYAKKKKAVTLSEAVYSAPVHSFTRQEDYQISISQKYLGPGDTVLIVDDFLATGAALVGLCDIVAESGAQLAGVGCVIEKSFQEGRGLLEQRGVPVYSLARIASMSPGEIHFIDNEGLIKERAGC; encoded by the coding sequence ATGAAAGTATTGGAAGAACGTATCAGACAAGAAGGCTTAATTCTATCGGAGACTGTACTGAAGGTAGACTCGTTCCTGAACCATCAGGTAGACACGGCGCTTGCGCTTGAGATCGGGAAGGAATTCGCAGCGGCCTTCGGGGACCGGCAGATCACCAAGGTGCTGACTGTGGAGGCCAGCGGCATTCAGTTCGCCATGGCGGCGGGCATTGCGCTGGGCGTGCCGTTTATCTACGCCAAGAAGAAGAAGGCAGTCACCTTGTCCGAAGCGGTGTATTCGGCACCGGTTCACTCCTTCACCCGTCAGGAGGACTACCAGATCAGCATTTCGCAGAAATATCTCGGGCCGGGAGATACCGTATTGATTGTCGATGATTTCCTCGCTACCGGTGCGGCACTTGTAGGGTTATGCGATATCGTAGCAGAGTCCGGGGCGCAGCTTGCCGGGGTCGGCTGTGTGATCGAGAAGAGCTTCCAGGAGGGGCGCGGTCTGCTGGAGCAGCGCGGAGTTCCGGTGTATTCCCTGGCGCGGATTGCTTCCATGTCGCCAGGTGAGATTCATTTCATAGATAATGAAGGATTAATCAAGGAGCGTGCAGGATGTTAA
- a CDS encoding nucleobase:cation symporter-2 family protein, whose product MLSKQKIFALGLQHVLAMYAGAVIVPLVVGGALNLNGTQMAYLIAADLFTCGLATLLQIMGSKYFGSGLPVVLGCTFTAVSPIIAIASGSDLATAYGAIIISGLFVVLAAPVYGKLLKFFPTVVTGSVVTIIGLSLIPVAMNNVAGGQGSADFGQPRNLLLALITLLVILAVNRLTTGFLRSVSVLVGLVVGTVIGYAMGIVHFSTVTTASWVSVAQPFYFGWPQFSITAIFTMIIVNIVSMVESTGVYFAVGKATDQQVEQKQIVNGLRSEGLAIMLGGLFNAFPYTAFSQNVGLLSLTRVKTRNVIFAAGGIMIVLGLLPKLAALTTVVPNAVLGGAMIVMFGSVAASGMSILSDVDLRKDGNLLIAACSIAVGLGSAVLPSMFDQLPEFARMLLQNGIVSGSLTAIILNIFLSKTQESAVPAAAAPETK is encoded by the coding sequence ATGTTAAGCAAACAGAAGATATTCGCCTTAGGGCTTCAGCATGTGCTGGCGATGTACGCCGGAGCGGTCATAGTACCGCTGGTTGTCGGGGGAGCGCTTAATTTGAACGGTACGCAGATGGCGTATCTGATTGCAGCGGATCTGTTCACCTGCGGGCTGGCGACCCTGCTGCAGATTATGGGCAGCAAGTATTTCGGAAGCGGGCTGCCGGTGGTTCTCGGCTGTACCTTCACGGCCGTCAGCCCGATTATCGCTATCGCTTCAGGCTCCGATCTGGCGACCGCTTATGGTGCAATCATTATCTCCGGATTGTTCGTGGTGCTGGCAGCCCCGGTGTACGGGAAGCTGCTGAAGTTCTTCCCGACCGTGGTCACCGGCTCGGTAGTCACCATCATCGGACTGTCGCTGATTCCCGTCGCAATGAATAATGTGGCCGGCGGCCAGGGAAGCGCCGACTTCGGGCAGCCCCGCAATCTGCTGCTGGCACTGATCACACTGCTCGTTATTCTGGCCGTGAACCGGCTGACCACAGGGTTCCTGCGCTCCGTATCCGTGCTGGTAGGACTTGTAGTGGGTACTGTAATCGGCTATGCCATGGGCATCGTGCATTTCTCCACAGTGACCACAGCCTCCTGGGTCAGCGTCGCACAGCCGTTCTACTTCGGCTGGCCGCAGTTCAGCATCACTGCGATCTTCACCATGATTATCGTGAATATCGTGTCTATGGTCGAATCGACAGGGGTCTACTTTGCTGTAGGCAAGGCGACGGACCAGCAGGTGGAGCAGAAGCAGATCGTGAACGGCCTGCGCTCCGAGGGACTGGCCATCATGCTGGGCGGCCTGTTCAACGCCTTCCCGTACACCGCATTCTCCCAGAATGTCGGTTTGCTGTCGCTGACGCGGGTGAAGACGCGGAATGTTATTTTTGCAGCAGGCGGAATTATGATCGTACTAGGGCTGCTGCCGAAGCTGGCAGCATTGACTACGGTTGTGCCGAATGCAGTGCTGGGCGGGGCGATGATTGTCATGTTCGGCTCGGTTGCTGCTTCCGGTATGTCGATTCTGTCCGATGTGGATCTGCGCAAGGACGGCAATCTGCTGATCGCCGCCTGCAGCATCGCGGTGGGGCTCGGCTCTGCGGTGCTTCCGTCCATGTTCGATCAGCTGCCTGAATTCGCCAGAATGCTGCTGCAGAACGGAATCGTATCCGGGTCGCTGACAGCGATCATTCTCAATATCTTCTTGTCGAAGACCCAGGAGAGTGCGGTTCCTGCCGCCGCCGCTCCGGAAACGAAGTAA